From Hymenobacter sediminicola:
ACCCAGCCCGACCCCACTTGTCGGGCTTTATCCATGGCTACCTGCATGGCGCGCGGCCCCACCACCAGTCCCAGGCCTCCGTCGCCGTCTACTACGGCGGTGCTGGGCGTTTCGTAGGTCACGCCCACACGGGGGGCGGTATTGATGCGGCCGGCCTCCCAAAGCCGCACGTAGCCAATCAGCCGAGCTACTCCATGCGAGTCGACACCGCGTAAATCGGCGGAAAGTAAGGTTTCGGTGGCCAGCGTGGCATCGTCGTCGGGGCAGCCCATACCGCGAAACACGGCTTCCGTGAAGGTGAAGAGCTGGTTGTAGGAGAGGGTTGTCGTCATAAAGCAGATGATACGCTACTGCCCATTCACAGGGTGGACCCCTGAGTTACAGAGCAGTCGGTATGTAAGAAACAGGGTGAGGAAGAGTAGCGCTGCACGTCATCAGGCCTGAGAAGGCGACCGTAGCATTTCGGCCAGCAGCCCTTCCTTCAGAGCGTAGGCGGAAGTACGTAGGTGCGTAATGCCCGTCAACTCCAGCACATAATCGGTAAGGATGGCGGCCACCACCAGCATGTCGGCGCGCATGGGCAGGATACCGGGCAGCGTTTTGCGCTCTTCATGCGGCAGGCTCAGTAGCTGTGTGTAGCTGCGGCGGAAACTTTCCAGTGCCAATTCAGTGCTGGGCGGCAGCTCGGCTTCGGTGCGGAGCCGGCCCAGCTGCATATCGGCCAGGCTGTCGAAGCTGCCGGATGCGCCAATCAGACCCACCGGCCGGAACTCGTCTACGGCGGCAGCCAGCGGCGTCAGCACCGTGCGCAGGTAGGCTTTTTCGGCGGCTACGGCCTCAGTAGAAATAACACCGCTGGCATCGGGAAAGAACTGGTCGAGCAGCCGCTGCGCCCCGATTTCAAAGCTTTGTTTCCAGAAAATGGTCTGCTCATTGGCAATGATGAATTCCACCGAGCCCCCACCAATATCCATGATAAGGTGCGGCTCCGGGCCCAGCGGTACGGCTTGGCGCACGCCGGCACAAATCAGCTCGGCTTCCCGGTCGCCGGCAATGACTTCTACCCGGATGCCGGTCTGCTCGAAGATGTCCTTTACCAGCTCCGGCCCGTTGGCCGTGACCCGCATAGCGCTGGTAGCCGTGGCGCGCACATCCGTTACTTGGTGCAGCTCCATTTCTTCCTTGAAGCCAGCCAACGTGTGCAGGGCCCGCGCATACGGCTCCGGCGCAATATGTCCCTTACTGATGCCGCCTTCACCAAGCCGCACGCCTACTTTGGTGCGCAACAGTACCACCGGCTGTGCGTGGCGCGCCTCCGGCAGTTCCACAATCAGCAGGTGAAACGTGTTGGTGCCCATGTCGATAAGGGCCAGCCGGCGGTGCGGCGAGTGATGCAGTGAGGACATGGACCAGGATAATAAGGTGGTAGGGTAGTGAGGCAGTAAAGGAAACACTATCGTCCTGCGCTTGCGAAGAACCCTAGTAGGATTTGCGCAATAAGCAGAAAGCAGCCTTGGTAACAGTTCATGCTTAGAGAATAAAGCTCAGGTCGACATGACCTTGTGCATCACCTAAACGAACTAGGTAGCGAACCGGCAGAATGTGCCCAGCGGCAGTTTGCGGGCGGCTTGGTCGTGCAGGTATATTTCCCCGATTTCGCGCTTATCGCGCATGTTCGGGAAGATTTCACCCACTAGATTGTCGAGAATAAGGGCTGAAAATCCCAGCGAGTACAGGTTGACGAGGAAGAAGTGGTCCTGCGGGTCGAGCAGTTCTTTGCAGAGCTTGAGCATTTCGTTAAGCTCGTCTTCCAGCTGCCACTTCTCGCCGTTGGGGCCGCGGCCGTAGGCGGGCGGGTCAAGAATGAGGCCCTGGTACTTGCTGCCGCGCTTCACTTCGCGCCGCACGTATTTCATGGCGTCTTCCACCAGCCAACGCACCCCATCTAGGTTGCTGGCTTCCATGTTGTCGCGGGCCCAGAAATTGACCTGCTTCACCGAATCCAAGTGCGTAACGTCGGCGCCGGCGGCGCGGGCAGCCAGCGTGGCCGCGCCGGTGTAGGCAAACAGGTTGAGCACGCGCGGTACGGCCGCCTTGCGCTTGCGCGTCTGGTTGTAGATGAACTGCCAGTTGGGGTCCTGCTCCGGAAACAGCCCCACATGCTTGAACGACGACATACCCAGCCGAAACCGCAGCTTCAGGCCGTCGGGCCGCTCGTAGCCAATCAGCCACTGTTCAGGTGTACCGGGCTTGATTTTCCATTGTCCTCGTTCCTGGCTGCCTTTCTCACGGGTGAACGTGGCGTTGGCGCGCTGCCATTCTGAAGCCGGCAGATGCGGGTCCCAGATGGCCTGGGGCTCGGGCCGGGCCAGAATGTGCTGGCCGAAACGCTCCAGCTTCTCGAAGTTGCCGGCGTCAATCAGCTCGTAATCGGCCCAGGGGCTCGTGGTCAGAAACGTGTACATAGAACTACTTTTAGGCTGCCGGTAGGCAGGCGGGCAAAGGTACGGCATGGCGCAGTTTCGGCCGGCACCGTATATGGCCATAAAAGAAGCAGACTGAAAATCATGCGCGAAACTCAACGAATAGCAGACCAGTTGCGGCGTGCTTTTGATGGTGATGCCTGGTCGGGGCCTTCACTGCAGGCTACACTAGCCGGAACGTCGGCCGCACAAGCCGCGGCGCACCCACTGGCCGGCGTGCACAGCATCGGGGAGTTAGTGCGACACTTGGCCACGTGGGCTGGCACCGTGGCTTGGCGTGTGGAGCAACAGCAGCAAACGCCGCTTACCAATGAGGATTGGCCGGCTTTTGCAACGGACCCCGATGAAAGGCAGTGGCAGCAGGCACAGCAGGAACTCCAAAGTGCCCACCAACGGTTACTAGCTGCCACCGAGTTCCTGACTGATACTTCGCTGGAAACCAAAGTGTTGCAAGCAGGCGGCTCCGAAGTGACGCTTTATGTGCTGCTGCATGGTAGTGCGCAACACTACCTTTACCACGCCGGCCAGATTGCCTTGCTGCGCAAATTTCTCTGATTACACCTCTGCTTCCGTGACGCTTCCCTTCTTCAAATACCAAGGCACCGGCAACGATTTCGTGATGATGGACGACCGTTCTCATCAGTTCGACGAAACCAACCACACGCTGGTGCGCCACCTCTGCGACCGGCGCCGCGGTATCGGGGCCGACGGGCTGATTCTGCTCCGCCAGCATCCGCAGTACGATTTTGAGATGGTGTATTTCAATGCCGACGGCTACTTGGGCTCTATGTGCGGCAACGGTGGGCGCTGCACCGTGGCGTTTGCGCGGCAGTTGGGCGTCATCAAAACCGACACCACATTTCTGGCCGCCGATGGCCCCCATAAGGCCCGGATAGATGCCGACGGGACCGTGCACCTGCGCATGCAAGACGTGCTGGGCCAGCAGGAAATAGAAGACTGCGGCGTGTTTCTGGATACTGGCTCGCCCCATTTGGTGCGTTTTCAACCCGCCAGTACCCTTGCTGAGCTTGATGTGTTTTCGGAAGGCCGCTCCATTCGCTACAATGAGCGTTTCCGGGAAAAAGGCACTAACGTAAATTTCGTGGAAGCTCCGGCTATAGCTGGCCAGCCCTGGCAGGTGCGCACCTACGAGCGGGGCGTAGAAGACGAAACCCTGAGCTGCGGCACCGGTGTCACGGCAGTGGCATTGGCAGCTTCGCGGCGCGGCGCGGCCAGCCCCGTGCACCTGCGCACGCCTGGCGGCGACCTGCGCGTTACGTTTGAGGCGCACCCCGACGGTACCTTCACAAACATATTCCTCAGCGGCCCTGCCACGCGGGTCTTTGAAGGGAAGGTGGAGGTATAAGCCAATCTGCTGCCGATTCTGAAATGAGGGCGTACGTCCTGCTTTCCTCTTGCGCTTATGCTCCGTTCCGACTTGGTTTTCCTGCGCCCATTGGAAGCCGAAGACCTAGAATTTCTGTACGCGCTGGAAAATGATCCGGCCGTGTGGAGCGTGTCGGATACGCTGGCGCCGGTGTCGCGCTACACGTTGCGGCAGTACCTCGACAATGCCGCTGCCGACTTTCATGAAGTGCGGCAATTGCGGCTGGTACTGTGTGCCACCGCTACGCAGGAGGCAGTCGGAACCCTCGATCTATTCGGGTTTGAGCCGTTGCACCAACGGGCCGGGGTGGGTATCATGGTGATGAGCCGGCACCAAAGGCAGGGGTATGCCCGAGCGGCGCTGGAGCTGCTGCAGCTCTATGCCCGGCAGGTATTGCGGCTGCACCAGTTGCACTGCACCATAGCTGCTGATAATACTGCCAGTTTACAGCTATTTAAGGCTGCTGGTTACAAGCGAGTAGGAGTGAGGCTGGAGTGGTTGCGTACGGCCGACGGCTGGCAGAACGCCGTGGAAATGCAGCAGTTACTGTGATAGCACAGTTGAGCTATTGGTTTTAGTGAACGAATGCCATTGTAATTAGCGTTAGCTCGTCAATATCCTTTTAAATACCCGGGCGTATAGGGTATTGTGTGTGCCAGCTAGTAGTTGCCTCTCGCGGGCAACTGGGCTTCATGTTACATCCATCTCTACTCCAATTATGCCGCTGACTCCGCCAGTGGGCTCGAAGGACTATGCCTTTGATCCTGAACCAGCTACCACTTCCGTTTCTGACGCTTCTGCTGTACCTCTCCGCTCCGCTCTACCCGATTTAGTTTGTTTTGCCCATTTGCACTGGGACTTTGTGTGGCAACGTCCGCAACACCTGATGTCGCGCTTTGCACAACAGGGTCGGGTTTTTTATGTGGAAGAAGCGTTTTTCCACAACGATGATCTGATTGAGCCGCATATAGAAGTGAAAGAGCGCCAACACGGCCTGAAAGTACTGGTCGTGCACCTGCCTGCCCGTCTGCGCACCGATGAAGCGGCTGCCGAGCAGGTTCAGTTTGAAGTGCTGAGCCGTTATTTTGATGAGCAGGGCGTCGACAACTTTATCGGCTGGTACTACACACCCATGGCATTGGGCAAGTCGCGCTTTTTCCAGCCGTCCCTGACCGTGTATGACTGCATGGATGAGCTGGCCGCTTTCAAGTTTGCGCCCCCCGCACTGCGGGAGCGTGAGCAAGAGCTGTTTGCAAAAGCAGATTTGGTATTCACTGGCGGCCACACACTCTACGAAGCCAAGCGCCAGCAGCACCCCGATGCCCATCCGTTTCCGAGTAGTATCGACAAAGACCATTTCGGACAGGCACGTGGCGAAATGACTGAACCTGCCGACCAGGCTGGCATTGCCTCTCCCCGCGTTGGCTTTTTTGGGGTAGTAGATGAGCGGCTTGATATTGAGCTGCTGGGACAACTGGCCGACGCGCACCCGGAATGGCAGTTCGTCATCATCGGGCCGGTGGTCAAGATTGATCCGGCCACATTGCCGAGCCACCCCAACATCCATTACCTCGGCGGCAAAGACTACCAGGAACTACCTGCCTACCTGCGGGGTTGGGATGTAGCTACGCTGCTATTCGCCGACAACGAAAGCACTAAGTTCATTTCGCCCACCAAAACGCCGGAGTACTTAGCTGCCGGCCGGCCGGTCGTCAGCACCCCCATCCGCGACGTGGTGCGCCCATATGGTGAGCTGAACCTCGTTCAGATTGCCGCTACCGCCGATGAGTTCGGCCAGGCCATTGACAAGGCCCTTACGCAAACCCGCGACGCCGACTGGCAGCGCCGCACCGACGAGTATCTGGCTACTATCTCCTGGGACCTGACCTGGGAGCAGATGGTAGACCTCATGCAAAGCCGCCTTCAGGCTAAAACTACGGCTGCGCCCGGCGCTGCTGCTTCCACAGTGTCTGTTTCCTGATTCTTCTTTCTATCAACCACAACACGCTTAAAACTATGTTTGATTACCTGATTGTTGGGGCCGGTTTTGCCGGTAGCGTGCTGGCGGAACGGCTGGCTACCCGTTCGAATAAGAAAGTTCTCGTTGTGGATAAGCGCAGCCATATTGCCGGCAACGCCTACGACCATTACAACGAGGAAGGCATCCTGGTCCATAAGTATGGTCCGCATATCTTCCATACCAACTCGAAAGACGTATTCGAGTACCTCTCTAATTTTACTGATTGGCGCCCCTACGAGCACCGCGTGCTGGCTTCCGTAGACGGACAGCTGGTGCCCATGCCCATCAACCTCGACACCATCAACAAGCTCTATGGCCTCTCGTTGAATAGCTTTGAGGTAGAGCAGTTTCTGGAGTCGCTGGCCGAGGAGGTGCCCGTTATCCGCACTTCCGAAGATGTGGTAGTGAGTAAGGTAGGGCGGGAGTTGTACGAGAAGTTCTTCCGCAACTACACGCGCAAGCAGTGGGGCATGGACCCGTCGGAGCTGGACAAGTCCGTGACGAGCCGCGTGCCTACACGCACCAACCGCGACGACCGGTATTTCACCGATACCTACCAGGCCATGCCGCTACACGGCTACACCCGCATGTTCGAGCGGATGCTGGACCATCCCAACATCAAGGTGATGCTCAACACCGACTACCACGACATCATCGACTTCATTCCCTTTAAGGAAATGATTTTCTCGGGGCCGGTAGACGAGTATTTCGACTTCAAATACGGCAAGCTGCCCTACCGCTCCCTGGAGTTCAAGCACGAAACTCTGAACCAGGAAAGCTACTTGGCAGCTCCCGTCGTGAACTATCCCAACGACAACCTCTACACGCGCATCACCGAGTTTAAGGCCCTAACCGGCCAGAAACACCCCAAAACGGCCATCGTGTATGAGTACCCGAAAGCCGAAGGCGACCCATACTATCCTGTGCCACGCCTCGAAAACGCTGAGCTGTACAACAAGTACAAGAAGCTGGCTGACGAAACTCCAAATGTACATTTTGTGGGCCGCTTGGCTACCTACAAGTACTACAACATGGACCAGGTAGTGGCACAAGCTCTCACGCTCTACAAAAAGCTGACAGAGAAGAGCGAAGAAGCTGTAAAAGCGAAAAAGCCTGCTATTACGGGCTCCGCTTCCATCATGGATAAGCTGGTGCCGCGCGACCCGGCCAAGGAGTAGAAGAAATGCTCTGACAAGCAGCGCACTGCCATAAAAGGCACACAGTTCTGCTTTTCCTCTTCCTGCCTGCCAAGTTCGCCGCTTTCCGAAACCCCGCACACTCTTTGAGGTAGCGGGGTTTCGTTGTTTCGGGGGTCGGGGCGACGTAAGGCGGTCTTTCGCCGGGAATTTCCCGGAAAACCCCTTAAATTTGAGGTACGCCCCGGCGTTTCAGTTAAAAATAAACAGCATGTTTGACTTTCTAGGGAAAACCGTCGCCAAGATTTTCGGAACGAAATCGGACCGGGACTTGAAGGAGATTATCCCCTACGTGGCGCTCGTAAACGCCGAATATGCCAAACTGGCACAACTCTCCGACGACCAGCTGCGCGAGCACACCAACGAGGTACGCGCCCGCATTGATGAGCGTCTGAAAAGCATCGACGACCAGATTGCCGGCCTGCACGCCCGTGTCAACGAGGACACGACGCTTGACATCGGGCAGAAAGAGCAGCTCTTCGATCAGATTGATGAGCTGGAAAAGCAGCGCAATAAAGATCTGGAAGTGGTGCTGATGGAGGTGCTGCCTGCTGCCTTTGCTACAGTGAAGGAAACGGCCCGCCGCTACAAGGAAAACGGCCAGTTGGTGGTAACCGCCACCGATTACGACCGGGAGTATTCCAAGCGCAAAAAGAACGTCACCATCGACGGCGACAAAGCCATCTGGAGCAACAAGTGGTTGGCGGCCGGTGCCGAAATCACCTGGGACATGGTACACTACGACGTCCAGATCATCGGGGGCGTGGTGCTGCACCAAGGCAAGATTTCGGAAATGGCAACGGGTGAAGGCAAGACTCTCGTTTCGACGCTGCCGGCCTTCCTGAACGCACTGTCCAAGCGCGGTGTGCACTTGGTAACCGTCAACGATTACTTGGCCAAGCGTGACTCGGAGTGGAATGCGCCGCTGTTCGAATTCCACGGCATCACCGTAGACTGCATCGACAAGCACCAGCCCAACACCGACGCTCGTCGCGCCGCCTACGCCGCCGACATTACCTACGGCACCAACAACGAATTCGGCTTCGACTACCTGCGCGACAACATGGCCCGCGAAACCGGCGAGCTGGTGCAGCGCAAGCACCACTACGCCATGGTGGATGAAGTGGACTCCGTGCTGATTGACGATGCCCGGACGCCGCTCATCATCTCCGGTCCGGTGCCCCGCGGCGACGTGCACGAGTTCTACCAACTCAAGCCCCGCATTCAGCGCCTCGTAGACGAGCAGAAGAAGCTGGTGCAGCAGTACTTGGTAGAGGCCCGCAAAGGCATCAAAGAAGGCAAAGAAGGCCCAAAGGAGGGCGAAGCCGGCCTCGCGCTGTTCCGCGCCTACCGCGGCCTGCCTAAGAGCAAGCCGCTCATCAAGTTCCTGTCGGAAACGGGCATGCGCGCCATTCTGCAGAAGGTGGAAAACCACTATCTCGCCGACAACTCGCGCCAGATGCCGCAGGCCGACATGCCGCTGTTCTTCACGATTGACGAGAAGAACAACCAGATTGAGCTGACCGAGAAAGGCATTGACCTGATTACGGCGCAGGGCGAAGACCCGCAGCTGTTCATCATGCCCGACATCGGGGTGGCCATTGCTGAAATCGAGAAAAGCACCACGCTCAAGGACGACGAAAAACTGCACCAGAAGGAACATCTGATGCAGGAATATCAGGAGAAGAGTGAGCGGGTACACACCGTGAATCAGCTGCTGAAAGCCTACACCCTGTTTGAGCGCGACGACCAGTACATCCTGACCGACGACGGCAAGGTGAAAATCGTGGATGAGCAGACGGGCCGTGTGATGGAAGGCCGCCGCTACTCCGACGGTCTGCACCAAGCCATTGAGGCCAAGGAAAACGTGCGCGTGGAAGACGCCACCCAGACCTACGCCACCGTGACGCTGCAGAACTACTTCCGCATGTACCACAAGCTGGGCGGCATGACGGGTACGGCCGAAACCGAAGCCGGCGAGTTCTGGGACATCTACAAGCTCGACGTCGTCGTTATTCCGACCAACCGCGGCATCCAGCGCAAAGACGAGCACGACAAGGTCTACAAGACTGTGCGCGAGAAATACAACGCCGTAGCCGAGGAAATCCAGACGCTGGTGCAAGCTGGCCGTCCGGTGCTGGTAGGTACCACGAGCGTGGAAATTTCGGAACTGGTGAGCCGTATGCTCAACCTGCGCAAGATTCCGCACCAAGTACTGAACGCCAAGCAGAACCAGCGCGAAGCCGAAATTGTGGCCGGCGCCGGCTACCCTGGTACCGTTACCATTGCCACCAACATGGCCGGCCGTGGTACCGACATCAAGCTGAAGGAAACCTCTAAAGAATCGGGTGGCTTGGCCATTATCGGTACGGAGCGCCACGAAAGCCGCCGCGTAGACCGGCAGCTGCGGGGCCGCGCCGGCCGCCAAGGTGACCCGGGTTCTTCGCAGTTCTTCGTAAGCCTTGAGGACAACCTGATGCGCCTGTTCGGCTCCGACCGGATTGCCAAGCTCATGGACCGCATGGGTCTGGAGGAAGGCGAGGTAATTCAGCACTCGATGATTACCTCCTCGATTGAGCGCGCGCAGAAGAAGGTGGAAGAAAACAACTTCGGCCAGCGCAAGCGCCTGCTCGAGTACGATGACGTGATGAACGCCCAGCGCGAAGTGGTGTACAAGCGCCGCCGCAACGCCCTGTTCGGTGAGCGTCTGGAGCTGGACGTATGGAACATGATTTACGACGTAGCCGAGGACATTGTGGCTAGCCACAAGATTTCCAACGACTACGAAGACTTCAAGCTGGCCATCATCCGCGTGTACGGCTACGATACCTACATAACGGAAGCCGAAATGAAGAGCATGGCGGCCGGCCCGCTGGCCCAAAAGCTCTACGATGAGGCGCTGGGCTACTACCACAGCAAGAATGACCACATTGCCAGCAACGCAATGCCGCTCATCAACAGCCTGCTGGAACAGAATGCCCCCTTCGAAAACGTGGCGGTGCCCTTCACTGATGGCCGCAAGCAGGTGTCGGCGGTAGCTGGTCTGCGCCGCGCCCAGGCCACGAGTGGTCATGAAATCATCCGGAGCATGGAGAAAGCCGTGGTTTTGTCGACTATCGACACGGCCTGGACCCAGCACCTGCGCCAGATGGATGACCTGAAACAGGTGGTGCAAAATGCCGTGTACGAGCAGAAAGATCCGCTGCTGGTGTACAAGTTCGAGAGTTTTGAGCTGTTCAAAGGCATGATTGGCAAGGTCAACGAAGACACCCTGTCGTTCCTGTTCCGCGCCGATATTCCGGTGCAGGGCGGCGCGCAGGGCACCGACGAGTCGGAGTTCTATATCGAAGACGAGCTGCCTACGCCGGCCCCTATGCCCAAGCTGAAGGCCGAGAAGGAAGTATCGTCGGTGTCGTTGGGCGCTGGCCCAGAAGACCTGGACCAGTCGGCCGCCGAGCCGCTGGTGAAGCAGACGCCGGCCCGCTCGCAGAAAGTGGCCAACCGCAACGAGAAGGTGACCGTGCAGTACATGGACGGCCGCATCGTGAGCGACGTGAAATATAAAACTGTAGAAGACGACCTGCTCAACAACCGCTGCGTGCTGGTAGACGAAGCGTAGTTTTCTTCTGATTTAGTAGCTTGAGGCAGTGGCAGACGACATTCGTCTGCCACTGTTTTTTTGTGGCGCGCTGCTTGCTCCGTCGGCGCTTTCTACCTTTGCCTCACCTATGAATCTCGCTCCTTATATCGACCACACACTGCTGCGGCCCGAGGCCACGCCGGCCCAGATTCGGCAACTGTGCCAGGAAGCGGCCGCGCAGCAGTTTGCCAGCGTATGTGTGCCGCCCTGCTACGTGCGGCTAGCCACCGAAACTCTGCACGGCAGCGGCGTGCCGGTCTGTACTGTCATCGGGTTTCCGCTGGGCTATTCGCTGGCCAAAGTGAAGTTCTTCGAAGCGCATCTGGCGTTGGCCGATGGCGCTACGGAACTAGACATGGTGATAAACGTGGGCGCGCTGAAAGCTGGCGAACTGGCGGAAGTAGAGGAGGAAATAGGGCAGTTGGCCGAGCTATGCCACTTTCGGGGCGCTATTATGAAAGTGATAATCGAAACGGCGCTGCTGACAGATGAGGAAATTGTGACGGCGTGCCGACTGTGTGCCGAAGCCGGAGCCGACTTCGTGAAGACGTCCACAGGCTTTGCCAGCCGGGGCGCTTCGGTAGCTGATATTACGCTGATGCGCCAG
This genomic window contains:
- a CDS encoding phosphatase; its protein translation is MSSLHHSPHRRLALIDMGTNTFHLLIVELPEARHAQPVVLLRTKVGVRLGEGGISKGHIAPEPYARALHTLAGFKEEMELHQVTDVRATATSAMRVTANGPELVKDIFEQTGIRVEVIAGDREAELICAGVRQAVPLGPEPHLIMDIGGGSVEFIIANEQTIFWKQSFEIGAQRLLDQFFPDASGVISTEAVAAEKAYLRTVLTPLAAAVDEFRPVGLIGASGSFDSLADMQLGRLRTEAELPPSTELALESFRRSYTQLLSLPHEERKTLPGILPMRADMLVVAAILTDYVLELTGITHLRTSAYALKEGLLAEMLRSPSQA
- a CDS encoding class I SAM-dependent methyltransferase, which gives rise to MYTFLTTSPWADYELIDAGNFEKLERFGQHILARPEPQAIWDPHLPASEWQRANATFTREKGSQERGQWKIKPGTPEQWLIGYERPDGLKLRFRLGMSSFKHVGLFPEQDPNWQFIYNQTRKRKAAVPRVLNLFAYTGAATLAARAAGADVTHLDSVKQVNFWARDNMEASNLDGVRWLVEDAMKYVRREVKRGSKYQGLILDPPAYGRGPNGEKWQLEDELNEMLKLCKELLDPQDHFFLVNLYSLGFSALILDNLVGEIFPNMRDKREIGEIYLHDQAARKLPLGTFCRFAT
- a CDS encoding DinB family protein, with protein sequence MRETQRIADQLRRAFDGDAWSGPSLQATLAGTSAAQAAAHPLAGVHSIGELVRHLATWAGTVAWRVEQQQQTPLTNEDWPAFATDPDERQWQQAQQELQSAHQRLLAATEFLTDTSLETKVLQAGGSEVTLYVLLHGSAQHYLYHAGQIALLRKFL
- the dapF gene encoding diaminopimelate epimerase; translated protein: MTLPFFKYQGTGNDFVMMDDRSHQFDETNHTLVRHLCDRRRGIGADGLILLRQHPQYDFEMVYFNADGYLGSMCGNGGRCTVAFARQLGVIKTDTTFLAADGPHKARIDADGTVHLRMQDVLGQQEIEDCGVFLDTGSPHLVRFQPASTLAELDVFSEGRSIRYNERFREKGTNVNFVEAPAIAGQPWQVRTYERGVEDETLSCGTGVTAVALAASRRGAASPVHLRTPGGDLRVTFEAHPDGTFTNIFLSGPATRVFEGKVEV
- a CDS encoding GNAT family N-acetyltransferase, whose protein sequence is MLRSDLVFLRPLEAEDLEFLYALENDPAVWSVSDTLAPVSRYTLRQYLDNAAADFHEVRQLRLVLCATATQEAVGTLDLFGFEPLHQRAGVGIMVMSRHQRQGYARAALELLQLYARQVLRLHQLHCTIAADNTASLQLFKAAGYKRVGVRLEWLRTADGWQNAVEMQQLL
- a CDS encoding glycosyltransferase family 1 protein, whose product is MPLTPPVGSKDYAFDPEPATTSVSDASAVPLRSALPDLVCFAHLHWDFVWQRPQHLMSRFAQQGRVFYVEEAFFHNDDLIEPHIEVKERQHGLKVLVVHLPARLRTDEAAAEQVQFEVLSRYFDEQGVDNFIGWYYTPMALGKSRFFQPSLTVYDCMDELAAFKFAPPALREREQELFAKADLVFTGGHTLYEAKRQQHPDAHPFPSSIDKDHFGQARGEMTEPADQAGIASPRVGFFGVVDERLDIELLGQLADAHPEWQFVIIGPVVKIDPATLPSHPNIHYLGGKDYQELPAYLRGWDVATLLFADNESTKFISPTKTPEYLAAGRPVVSTPIRDVVRPYGELNLVQIAATADEFGQAIDKALTQTRDADWQRRTDEYLATISWDLTWEQMVDLMQSRLQAKTTAAPGAAASTVSVS
- the glf gene encoding UDP-galactopyranose mutase → MFDYLIVGAGFAGSVLAERLATRSNKKVLVVDKRSHIAGNAYDHYNEEGILVHKYGPHIFHTNSKDVFEYLSNFTDWRPYEHRVLASVDGQLVPMPINLDTINKLYGLSLNSFEVEQFLESLAEEVPVIRTSEDVVVSKVGRELYEKFFRNYTRKQWGMDPSELDKSVTSRVPTRTNRDDRYFTDTYQAMPLHGYTRMFERMLDHPNIKVMLNTDYHDIIDFIPFKEMIFSGPVDEYFDFKYGKLPYRSLEFKHETLNQESYLAAPVVNYPNDNLYTRITEFKALTGQKHPKTAIVYEYPKAEGDPYYPVPRLENAELYNKYKKLADETPNVHFVGRLATYKYYNMDQVVAQALTLYKKLTEKSEEAVKAKKPAITGSASIMDKLVPRDPAKE
- the secA gene encoding preprotein translocase subunit SecA, producing the protein MFDFLGKTVAKIFGTKSDRDLKEIIPYVALVNAEYAKLAQLSDDQLREHTNEVRARIDERLKSIDDQIAGLHARVNEDTTLDIGQKEQLFDQIDELEKQRNKDLEVVLMEVLPAAFATVKETARRYKENGQLVVTATDYDREYSKRKKNVTIDGDKAIWSNKWLAAGAEITWDMVHYDVQIIGGVVLHQGKISEMATGEGKTLVSTLPAFLNALSKRGVHLVTVNDYLAKRDSEWNAPLFEFHGITVDCIDKHQPNTDARRAAYAADITYGTNNEFGFDYLRDNMARETGELVQRKHHYAMVDEVDSVLIDDARTPLIISGPVPRGDVHEFYQLKPRIQRLVDEQKKLVQQYLVEARKGIKEGKEGPKEGEAGLALFRAYRGLPKSKPLIKFLSETGMRAILQKVENHYLADNSRQMPQADMPLFFTIDEKNNQIELTEKGIDLITAQGEDPQLFIMPDIGVAIAEIEKSTTLKDDEKLHQKEHLMQEYQEKSERVHTVNQLLKAYTLFERDDQYILTDDGKVKIVDEQTGRVMEGRRYSDGLHQAIEAKENVRVEDATQTYATVTLQNYFRMYHKLGGMTGTAETEAGEFWDIYKLDVVVIPTNRGIQRKDEHDKVYKTVREKYNAVAEEIQTLVQAGRPVLVGTTSVEISELVSRMLNLRKIPHQVLNAKQNQREAEIVAGAGYPGTVTIATNMAGRGTDIKLKETSKESGGLAIIGTERHESRRVDRQLRGRAGRQGDPGSSQFFVSLEDNLMRLFGSDRIAKLMDRMGLEEGEVIQHSMITSSIERAQKKVEENNFGQRKRLLEYDDVMNAQREVVYKRRRNALFGERLELDVWNMIYDVAEDIVASHKISNDYEDFKLAIIRVYGYDTYITEAEMKSMAAGPLAQKLYDEALGYYHSKNDHIASNAMPLINSLLEQNAPFENVAVPFTDGRKQVSAVAGLRRAQATSGHEIIRSMEKAVVLSTIDTAWTQHLRQMDDLKQVVQNAVYEQKDPLLVYKFESFELFKGMIGKVNEDTLSFLFRADIPVQGGAQGTDESEFYIEDELPTPAPMPKLKAEKEVSSVSLGAGPEDLDQSAAEPLVKQTPARSQKVANRNEKVTVQYMDGRIVSDVKYKTVEDDLLNNRCVLVDEA
- the deoC gene encoding deoxyribose-phosphate aldolase; this translates as MNLAPYIDHTLLRPEATPAQIRQLCQEAAAQQFASVCVPPCYVRLATETLHGSGVPVCTVIGFPLGYSLAKVKFFEAHLALADGATELDMVINVGALKAGELAEVEEEIGQLAELCHFRGAIMKVIIETALLTDEEIVTACRLCAEAGADFVKTSTGFASRGASVADITLMRQSLPDSIRIKAAGGIRTRAAALALVAAGADRLGSSNSLALLQEDDETLPA